TCAATCCGCTTGTGCCACTTGAGATAAATCATCTTTGCTGCGGTATGGCTTTCTCTAGCAAAGGGTTTGCTTCAGTCGGAAGTCAGAAATTGGAGGAGTTGGTCGCGCATCTCGACTTGGCGTCAGAACACGGTAAATACCCGGTGGTTGTCGATACCAGCCCGTGCGCACAAAGGTTGATCGAGCACGCCCGAGGAGAACTGCAGGTTCTTGATCTCAGCGAATTCTTGCTGCAAGAATTAGTTCCGCGAGGGCCGATCACAAAGCTCGAATCGACCGTGGCGGTTCACGTCCCATGTAGCGTAACGAAGGCGGGAAAAGAAAAGTCACTTCTGCAATTGGCGAGACTGTGTGCCGAACGTGTAATCGTGCCGGACGCCACAACATGCTGCGGTTTTGCTGGAGACAGAGGATTCACACATCCGGAGTTGAGTGCATCGGCGCTGATCGAGCTGAAACCGCAGGTGAGAGCCGTGTGCTCCGAGGGATATTCCTCGAGTCGAACTTGCGAAATCGGGCTATCAACCCAGAGCGGTATCCGTTATCAGTCGATAGCGTTCCTTGTCGCTAGTGCCTTGAATGAGACTCAACCTCATTGATCGAAGAGATTCCTGCCGTTTTCAAGAAAAGTCCGATTGCGTTCCATGCTTCCAAATTCTGGGCCAAAGTGAAGTCGCCATGACCTTTTCCATTGATCGTCAATAGGTGATTCCTGGTTTTAACTGCATCCAATGCTTTGTGGAAGTTGATAGCTTGATCATAGGGAACAAATGTGTCGCGATCACCATGGATCGTGAGAATTGGCGGCGTACCTTGCCGAACGTAATTGATGGGAGATAGCCTGGCTGCAAGGTCGTCCTTATCCGGAGCGTTGTTCAGCCACGTGACTGCGTACGCGCGAGTGTGTGGGCCGTGTAGAAGGTCCTTCACGTCGGTGATTCCAAACCAGTTGATTACAGCTGCCACGCGAGGCCTGTGGTTGGGCCACGGTACAGCTCCGCCCGAAGCATCGTCGTCATTCGCGCATTGATCTTCGAAGCCTGCGGTCGTCGGGATCAGGGCACTCG
The sequence above is a segment of the Terriglobales bacterium genome. Coding sequences within it:
- a CDS encoding alpha/beta hydrolase, whose protein sequence is MKSRCGVGFLFLVFACLPLFGQSPNRAARPDSAQLNSDTGAVLWIALNYVFIPNITYTTANNYQAKLDVYRPVYTKSPVPIVVNIHGGGWVNGTKEEVSLSVLPYMQMGFAVVNVEYRLARISPAPAAVQDCLCALHWVGRNAKVFGFDLNKVIVTGASAGGHLALTSALIPTTAGFEDQCANDDDASGGAVPWPNHRPRVAAVINWFGITDVKDLLHGPHTRAYAVTWLNNAPDKDDLAARLSPINYVRQGTPPILTIHGDRDTFVPYDQAINFHKALDAVKTRNHLLTINGKGHGDFTLAQNLEAWNAIGLFLKTAGISSINEVESHSRH